The Bacteroidota bacterium genome window below encodes:
- the plsY gene encoding glycerol-3-phosphate 1-O-acyltransferase PlsY codes for MLTFANIFGLLMGYLVGSIPSAVWVGKTFYGIDVREYGSGNAGATNTFRVLGKKPGIAVLIMDVLKGFFAVKLAYVLGDYDSHSPEFIDFELALAVCGLLGHIFPVYVGFRGGKGVATMLGILVAIHPEAALVCALTFIITLFFTGYVSLSSMVSGVTFPVVIMVFYSTNSSINIFSLAVAILILVTHQRNIERIINKEESRVKWYKKRF; via the coding sequence TTGCTCACATTTGCAAATATCTTTGGCCTCTTAATGGGCTATTTAGTAGGAAGTATTCCTTCTGCCGTTTGGGTTGGTAAGACCTTTTACGGTATTGATGTCCGTGAGTATGGAAGTGGAAATGCCGGTGCAACAAACACCTTCCGCGTTCTTGGAAAAAAGCCGGGAATTGCTGTCCTTATAATGGACGTGTTAAAAGGTTTTTTTGCTGTTAAACTTGCTTATGTACTTGGGGACTACGATTCACATTCTCCGGAATTCATCGATTTCGAACTTGCATTGGCCGTTTGCGGATTACTTGGACATATATTTCCTGTCTATGTTGGCTTCAGAGGCGGAAAAGGTGTTGCCACTATGTTAGGAATTCTGGTAGCCATTCATCCTGAAGCAGCATTAGTATGCGCACTTACTTTTATCATTACACTTTTCTTTACCGGTTATGTCAGTTTAAGCAGTATGGTTAGCGGTGTAACCTTTCCCGTCGTGATCATGGTCTTCTATAGCACTAATTCCAGCATAAACATTTTTTCCCTGGCTGTAGCAATTCTGATACTCGTCACTCACCAAAGAAACATTGAACGTATAATTAATAAGGAAGAGTCGAGGGTGAAGTGGTATAAAAAACGCTTCTAA